The window agaataatgacaGCATAAACCCCCAAGAGTTTTTATCATAATCAAATATGCTAACTtatacaaagtattttgcaaaagtTAAAGTACCAtagaaaaattatctattattaataatattattattctctaaacGCCAGTTGTTATTTATGACTCTTTTATATCCAAGATCATGGTTGATTTTTGTAAAGATGCCATGAATGATTAACTGATTAGTACTTTTATTCAATAATCACCAGAGATTTCTCATCTCCAAATTTTTTAGagttctattcatttccttaactTTGTTTATCTTGTGATTAGATTTCTCTAAGTTTGAAAGGAATACACTGAAGTCTACAAGTTTTTTGTTTCAATATTCAATGAATAGATATTTTTTTATGGTATCCATCCATATCAgtgggaaaacaaaaattcttatTACAAAAAAGCACAAGCAAATACAACAAATTCCTAACTTGATTATCAACAAAATTGTATACATGGCTCTACATCGAGATTCAATCATCTCTCTTCTATTATACTtcatcatcagtcatcttgaATCATAATCAAGCCTTACAATTAATCCTTAAATTCCCAAAGATTTTTTGTTACAATGCTTTTATATAAACTCATCTCCCAGTTCTGATCACCCAggatcatataaatattataaggTTTTTCTGAAGCCTTAAGTTTCATCATTTCGTATAGTATAATGTTTTTCTATCACATCCATACACCATCATTTTGGTCAATCATTCCCCAGCTTATAAGTAATTCCtggatttctagttctttgctactatgaaaaaagatgctataaacattttaaacacaTGGGTCAAAGGACATGACAGTTTGGGGCTGGATAAGGCATTGTTCCAAAAGTTTCCAAAATAactagaccaattcacagctccaccaataattaACATGCCTGTTTTCTGTCAGCTTTTCCAACACttgtaattttcctttctatcattTCTGCAAAGAGGTGAGTATAACATAATGCAtcataattcttttaatttgtaacTTAGTACTTATTAAAAATTTGGCAATttcaatatgtatgtatatgtgtatatatatatatatatatatatagagagagagagagagagagagagagaaagagagagagagagaaagagagagagagagagagagagagagagaaagagatacctttgatttcttcctttgaaaacaatCTGTTTATGTCCTTCTACAATTCAAGCCTTGAAGAATGGCCCTGATGtctatatattcttatatatatctTATTCATATCTATTCTTATATATCTCAGAAATAAGGTTATAAAATATGGATTTTACTAATTATTCCAACTATGAGttgattaatttttcctttaagtgtTTTAACTGTTATGCTAATTGATGTATGTccctttgtgtgtgtatatacacatatatttatacatctttacaatgtatattacatatacttgtatctatatatgtaattataaatataaaaatatatagctaAATAATGTGGATTCTATGTTTAATTATtatgctatattttaaaaaatagatttttctatgTTACTGGCAAGCatgatattttttcatgtttagcTCTTTTTATCATGTCTAGCTTACCATAGcttatctgaaatcatgattactaccATGGCCTTTTAGCATAATGGATTTTTTccacatttctattttacctctaCACGTATCTTTATGTATCAAAggtgtttcttttaaataacatattgttggaAGGAGACTTGAAATATGTTCTCCTTTATTCTTCCATTTAGTGGGTGAGGTGATTCTATGAATTTCACATTAAGGATTgtaaattttgtatttcctttcatcctgttGTCTTAACCTTCTtagttgttgtcattgtttttttcttttattctcctccTTATAAAGAAGAAGATAGAAGGAGTACTTGGACTAAATACACATGATCTATAAATGACAATTTTCTCCTTCACTATCATTCATCTCTTCCCTATCAAACTCCTCACAGGCttttttcccttacttttctttatttcaattcatTTGCAAGAATCGCCTGCTTCCAATgatggaatttattttatttataaacaaCGTCAAACACCTGCTCTCCTATTTGTGTTTCACTCTCCTTTTCCCCATATTTACCAATTCATTGTTGAGTTTAAAGTATTTCTAAACCAtgctttgtgtgtatgtgtgtatgaaagtGGTTGTGTGTTAAATTCTTTTATTCAGTTCAGATAAAAATAAGGATTATCAAATACTGAGTGCTAACTCCTCacattatttctatatattcttaATCTCCTGCACAACTATTATATATAATGGATCCATTAAGTATAGAAAATGTGGAAAGCATTGTGGAATCCCCATGTTTAGAggggagatacagagagacattTAAGTAATCTTGCCCAACTCTCTCTCCAAGGGAATCTTTGATTCCTACCTGAGGGCATCCAtctagaacacacacacacacacacacacacacacacacacacacacacacacacatacacctttaAGGACCTGAATTTGAACAATTCACCAGCATTTCTGGTCACTAACCCTTTCAGAATGAGAGCTGACACCTGCAGAGTTTACTCATTCCCATCCAATTCTAGTTACATGAAACACCATCAAAATAGCTTTACCATATATGCTTCAGGAAGTGTGCTAAGTAATAGTAATAAGGGTGAAAGCATCcaagacagtctctgtcctcatggatcttacattctaatgaaagaacaaaaatgtaagATTCTAGAAAGGGGAACTGGGACGTGTGCCATAGCacatgaaataaaggaaaagaagtagCTTGAAAACATGGGCTCTGGAAACATAAGACAAAAGTTTGTCTATGACAGCTGAGGATCCTAGGGTCTATCTAAAGTCATGGTGGTAAGAAGGTAATGATTATGTCTCAAGAGGAGAAACATGGTTTGGAGACAGATGGGTTTTATCCAGGTTACACAATTAAtgagtaataaatatttatgggttGATACACTGAATATTTTTCTCATGAATGTTAGAATGTTACTACTTAGCTTTGCAGGTATAATACTTCTCAAAAAGAAAGTGAGTAGTTTGTAGAATTGGGAATTCCTTACACTGGAAAAGTCACATGCTCCTGTGTTTCTTCCCAGGTCACTTTGGAGCTGACAGCAAAGTTCTCCAAGGAATCCCTCAAGGAATGAGCTCTCATAAAGATAGTTTAGTCATTGTCTACTTGACCATGCTTTTCTTTGGAGTTTTGGGGAACATGTCCCTTCTTTGTCTACATGTTCATAAATTCATCACTGCTCACAAAAAAACACTCATCAGCTTGATCATCATCAATTTGGCTTTTGCCCATGTCTTAATGATTGTTTTCAGGAGCATCCCTACAATAATAACCATTTGGGGATGGATATCTTTCCTAGATGAAACAATGGGTAAAATCTTAAATTACCTCATAAGAGTGACCCGGGGCCTTTCTCTTTGCAGCACCTGCCTCCTCAGTGTCTTCCAGGCCATCACTATCAGCCCCAGCAGCCTTAAGTGGGTGCGAATTAAAACTAGAACCCAAAAGTATATTCCTTCCTGCTGTATCCTCAGCTGGATTTTCAATCTTCTTCTTGATACTGTTGCACCTATGAATTATAGTAGTCCAAGAAACAGGAGCAATGAAAGATGGAGGATTGGACATATTTCTTTTGACTTGCAAGCCATgagtattataaaaattttaatttgtgagTCAGTTGTTGATGCTCTGTTTGTGGGTCTCATGGTTGGATCAAGTGGATATATGATGTTTGTCTTGCACAGACACAATCAGAGAGTCCAACACATTCGCAGCATCAAGTCCACCCTCAGAACATCCCCTGAGACTAGAGCCACCAAAGCCATCCTGATGCTGGTGGTCACATTTGTCTGCTTTAATTCAGTCAGTTCTCCTTTTGTTATTTATGTAGCTTCTGCAGCAGAAACCAGACACTGGGCATTACGTTTCACAGTTGCACTTTCCATGTTTTATCCAATAATCAGCCCTTTCATGCTCATAGGCATTGACACCCAGAAGCCCagatcttttgtttctctcttatGTTTAAAGAACTCCTCTCAGGAAGGACTCTCCACTTGAGAAGATTtgctggggaaaatggaaaaacatggacataaattaaaattagattAACAACTCAAATGATATCACAAAATGAGCTCAAAATGGATAAGCAACATTCATGGAAGAAGTCATAAAAATTGGAGTATAATGGGAAAAGTCAAAAGTCACAACAATGGACAGAGGTAGAACTCtcaccaaaacaaaaaagagagtaGATCATAAAAACAAGAATCCCACTACTCCACTTCTCTTTCCACAAAGTGAAAGAATAGTAACAAAGGGACAAATGAAAATTAGTACTTTTCCTTCCCCTATAAATTTGTATACCCTACTCTTAAGCATATAGCCCAGTGAGACCAATGTTCAAAAAAAGGCCTGATATACATCAAAACATTTATATCAACATTTCAGGAAAACAAAGTCAATTCCTATCAAGTTGAAAAGGTTTTTCAAAAagtatggcatataaatgtaaagaaGTAAATATTGAATACATATTAAGCAAactaaatagaatatttaaatattatgtaatattattaaaagataaaaattatgaatataataaatacagagaaagataggaagataTTGATGATATTGTACAAAGTAAATCGAACCAGGAGTGCAAAATGACTAtaattttgtaagtaaaaagaaTAGCAtccaaacaattgaaaaaattatgtgaaataataatCACCAAGATTATTCACAAAACAGATATCTAAAAAGGTATTTCCCCCTGcttctttctttcaatatttatttgaaactaaatatgataaaaaacaaaatatagaaagacagaaaaggaaaaaaaaaaaaaaaaaaatgttgtcatgtgcccagcagaatatcagagaagtttcaaaatatgtaacaataaattttcattttaagaaagcatatataataatagaagacattgtatttATGACTttccatcaattctttatttccttgtagaatattcttttgttctctaatgtgcaatttttactttattcttttttcccctttcaccctACTCTATCTCCACCCCAAGAGGGCTACATTTAACCAtagatttaattatatatatatatatatatatatatatatatatatatatatattcacaaccAGACACATatctatatgcacatatgtataactacatgcatacacacatatatacgcacatgtatacatatataaacatgcatctaaaacaatattaatgtggTTGACATATAATGTTGGTTTCTCATTTGATCGAacctttaaatttgactttatttgagATCAATGATAAcaagccctactttttttttttctaataaattcttttcctgatttttattaTTGTGTTTCTGTATATCTCTAATTTCCTATTACTGCTTTATTTGTACTTTAGTTCCactctttaacttgccttgcttttatttaatttccccTCATCCACAGacctctcccttatcttctccatCACTTTTCTCACCCTCTTCATTCCACTCCCACTAATCAAAATATTCTTCTGAACCTCACCTTAACCTATgctatcctttccttccttcttaatccCTTTCCTCTCAATCTATATACCTTGTCCCACTTCCATAAGTCTACACACCCTCTTATACAccaccttatcctattctctGCCTCCTCCATATTTTTTGATGTTACTATACAgttcatggtgtgtgtgtgtgtgtgtgtatacatacataaatacatacatatacatatatatgtatgcatgtataagtGTAGGTATAGTTAGATGTAAATctcctattctcttttttatccaTTTCTGATATGAGTAGAACTACCAAccttcctcccccatctaatgttttaatatcatttctttttcttcttctgaccCTCATTTAGCTAgcacaattactatttttaaccttttcctagacagttttgcttttttgagTCAAATCATACTCAGctctcaatatttcttttgaactacacAATTACTGATGATAATCTTAAACATATATCTTACATTTTCACATGTTGACTCCCTTGATattaatttttgatactggcTCTTATGTGTCAAATTTTGTATTGAATTCAGATTTAGTTGAGACAAAATCTTTATAATCTGCAAATTCACTGAAAGTCCAATTTCTGGTAAATATTATGATTCATTTttctagatatgatatttttgttcaCAAGATTAGTTCTTTTGATTAACAAAATGCAATATTCCAGGACCTGCATTCTCTGATTATAGCTATATTGTATAATTtggctaagttttttttttttcatttttattctctgtaatttctttctgaatgtaggaaaagagaaagggatataCTGGAGAGTATAGGTAGTATAAAAACTATTTACACAgaatgataatttatatttttatcaataaattttaagcaaatatttaaagaaacttCAAAAGATAAATTATTAGCCAGTTACTTCCTATTGCctctggaaaacaatatgaagTCCTCTCTTTGGCCTTTAAAGTCCTATACAACCTGGTCTCAATCAAGCTTCTCACTCTAATTAGATATTATCCCCCCTCAAGTCTCTACTACTTTCTCCCTTCTGAAAAAGATTGagggagcttaagctctcagctACACCTATGTAATCTCCATCCTCCTTTCttcaatttgtttattttgataaCATAAATAATTGAACAGCTCTCAGATCCACATGGTCCCTTACTCTGATATTTTATGGCATTTGCATCTAATCAAGTGTTATTAATGTAATCATAACAATGTAGAGCAACTATTTAAGAAATTCCTAATATTCAGAAAACCATTTGGCTGTCTGCCCTAATTTATATGTTCTGTATTTCCATTTAACCCTTGGCTTCTTTACATtgcaggaaaaaaatcagaatacagAAAAACTTAAGAAGTAAATAGAGTATAGTTTAGTGGCTGCTACAAGGTGTGTACAAGGAAGGGAAGTTGGGGAAGGAATCAAAATTTTGATATCTCCAAGAATccatgaaaaggaaattataaacccATAAATTCAGttgaattcctttttcttctatcccTGAAATGCCCACCTtgccttctctcttctctataaCTCAACTCATTCAGTTCCAACTCCTTCTCAACTATTCCCCCATTTTGCTCtccatatatttctatttttaaatgttaaagagTGATTCAATTTTACATTCTGGTTCAAATATTATGGTAGCACAAATCACTCATATGAGAGAGATGAGAAGTAATGGTAGTCCTCGTGAATGCAAATCCTAAGGTAATAGATTTTCAACACCATTATAAAATGTATAACTGTCATTTTAGagtgataaatgaaaaaaattcactggGATCAAAGTACAATCATTCCTGCTCTGTCAATGTACTGAAACAAGAGAGGTGTTCCTCCAACAAAAAGTTCATAAAAActagaaagagataaagacagtTTGATTGTAAATGGGTAAATCATGTCATCTCAAAGAGCTATACCCTGGTTGACCCCAACACCAGACCTAGGGAGTGCTGACTGGGCATACATGATAGGAGGAAATATTGGCCTCCATTACACCATATATGGAAGTTACAAAACTCATATTCAGGTCATGACGAATCTCCATCATAGACACAATCCCAACAAAGCATCAGTTAAGAGAATCTTAAGTTATCCCCTGTAGaggtctcttcttttttataatatgaaggTTCTCTgtgggcaggtttcttggggaggttttctggaggcagccttagtttcggttcaaagTAATAATAACCCCAAATACAGCTAAGAGTTAAaattcagtcctttattgtgtccttcaaagtcttgaccTTCAGCCCCTAggtccctccgaatgtctccagccagcacaaaggtggaatatggaatgaatctgtctccacctccgagagtgggcttctgtccctggccctgagagtttcttgcttatatgctatacACTGAGTACACATCAATCATTATGTCACTGGGAAAggattatttgttgtaggattaaatcaattctaaactagatttaaacatcgtctcctcaattccacttagtaccttgtttcaagttctggctcataacatctcctcctaggatcagatcaatcatactgaaccaggctaaattagataactattgtctctatcaattctaatgacttaacgctttgtaaggattccaacaatccCCAATTACACTAAACAAGACACTAAAGGAACTTAATTGGCCCTGCATAAACAATATTCAGTGATTCTTATGGAAGAACTCACCAGGAGCTCTTTAAGTACCCTTTCTTCATCATATAACAAGCACCCAGTCTCACTCTTTCTTAGAAAAATTTATTGGACCTAGCTCAAACCTCCTCAGGGCAACTGAATTTTAATCTTTCACAGTTACATTCAGCCCACAGAAATTGGcaaattctataaaatgaggttttattttttttattttgttattttgtctatACTTTGATGAGACAGATACTTCAGCAGATAGAGCTTTGGGTCAGGAAGTCAGAAAGACAAATCTGGCTTATGACACTGATTGTATGagtcacttacctctgtttgctttaattcactagagaaggaaatggcaatcctctatctctttgccaagaaaatcacaaggACAGTATGAGTcacaaggtcacaaagaattgggtaTGGTAGAATGACAACAAGAAGATttaggaaagtgatggagaaaatgttaagaatgcagattaaatgtaaaagtgGGCCATGAGTACATTTTTCCCAGATAACCTCCTGTTAACATTTAGCAGCACCTCCTTGCAATAACCTTACAACTTAGAACTTTTAATATTCCTCTCAACAGGCAGGGAACATATCTTTTTGGGGGGATACTCACTAATGTACCTCTGGAGAGTCTCATTAATCAACAGAACATGTTGACAGGAATTTTCATCTGAGGTAAAATTTTGTTCCCAATTCAAAAACACCTCAAATTCCCTGTTCTGTCAAGTGTTCCTCTTGCAGCAAATGacacaataataatagctcttgGGGGAAATGAGCTCAGACTCTGCTTTTCCCTATAATTCCAGTCCCAGATATGCCCCATACACACACTCATGCAGACACTTCAGCTGTTCTATCCCGGGCCCTGGCAGCAGAGAACAATCTGGTGAGTGATGTGGGAGGCCTTAACCTCAGATACAGAGAAGGGCAAAAGAGCCAGAGACCAGGCATCTAGTCTCTCAGTTCTAGAATGAAGAAAAGATGACAAGGAAGAGTGACTTAGGGGACACAGGAAGGACATTGTGACTGTGCTAGGCCCTTCTACTCTGAGTTTGGGAACCACGACTGCCACTTTCTACTCTCCATTCCTTTAGGTAATCTTCAGCCCACTCTTCATCACTAACTTCACACAATAGGATGCAGCATAAACTTTATAttttgggaggggagagaaaagagatggagagCTCATTTCTGGCAATGGGGTACCctgtttctttcacaacatcCTCTCAGTGTTAGTGTAAAAGTTTTGGGTCAGGAAGTCAGACAGACAAATCTGGCTTATGACACTGATTGTGTGAGTCACTTatctctgtttgctttaattcactagagaaggaaaagagaaagggatatactagagagtataggtaGTATAAAAACTATTTACATAGTTTTTATATCTCAAGAGTTTGCTATGGATTGCCTAGAAACTTTATTGGTACCTCCtccatatgttttctttttctctctgccccatctagttctctccctggcTCCCAGCCATTTAATAGTATTCAGAAAACAAACATCTTTCTTCTTATATTCTACAAATTTCTcttgataaagaggaaaaaatcacaGTCTCTATCTGCCTCCTTGTCTATGCAGGCAGTGGCAGTAAAAGCTTCCTGATTTAATGGGAAGGGCACTCCATTTGAGGTAGGAGTACCCAGGATCAAAAGTTTTTCATTCACTTTCATATCCTGAGCCTTAATTTActcattggcaaaaaaaaaaaaaaaaaaaaaactcaccacACCTCCAAAATTCTCCCTGTTCAGAGGAGGGAGCTTCTAGGGGCAGAAAACTATGTATCAGAATGATCTTTGTATTTCCCTAAGGTCTGATCAGTCCTTCATAGATAGAGGTTATAAAAGGATGCACTGAATTAGACTAAGTTGGCTAAGTtcatataaaaatttagaaagcttgtagataaaaaaaaatgtggaaaaaaataatagcataacCATCTTTGGTTGAAGAACAAAACAAGGAtttgttatcttttgtttcaATGTGTTTGAGGATTAAGTAGTTACATAGGACACcgttatttttctaatattaaagaCATTTGAATATTACAATCTttcagaggagaaaggaaagaaagggggaaagaaggaagtagagaaggaaggaaggaaggaaggaaggaaggaaggaaggaaggaaggaaggaaggaaggaaggaaggaaggaaggaaagaaggaaggaaaaggggagggaatagaaggaaggaaaaggggagggaatgggaaggaagaaagggaggaagtaagaaaaagaaaggcagggaAGACTTAGGGAATGTCAACTACATGCCAAGCACCATGGGAAAGACTTTATTACTATGTTTTCACTATCATCTATTTGATATTCACCTTATTTTGTGTCATAttctcattttacggatgagaaaactgaagatctTATTTAAGTTACTGTTGCAGGGTTAAAAAGCTATTCTTcgtctgagaatagatttgattttgtcttcctgcctccagaacTAGTCCCttaaccactgtaccacttagttaTCCACATATGCAGTGGCAACTAATCTTGCCTTAATAATGggagttcatttttcttttgtgtcatttcttttttcagcaaTCTCGGTATGTA of the Sarcophilus harrisii chromosome 6, mSarHar1.11, whole genome shotgun sequence genome contains:
- the LOC100917460 gene encoding vomeronasal type-1 receptor 1-like: MSSHKDSLVIVYLTMLFFGVLGNMSLLCLHVHKFITAHKKTLISLIIINLAFAHVLMIVFRSIPTIITIWGWISFLDETMGKILNYLIRVTRGLSLCSTCLLSVFQAITISPSSLKWVRIKTRTQKYIPSCCILSWIFNLLLDTVAPMNYSSPRNRSNERWRIGHISFDLQAMSIIKILICESVVDALFVGLMVGSSGYMMFVLHRHNQRVQHIRSIKSTLRTSPETRATKAILMLVVTFVCFNSVSSPFVIYVASAAETRHWALRFTVALSMFYPIISPFMLIGIDTQKPRSFVSLLCLKNSSQEGLST